In Candidatus Omnitrophota bacterium, a genomic segment contains:
- a CDS encoding complex I subunit 1 family protein encodes MLISIVNILIFPGFLFLAVLGFAAEYIDRKLYARLQNRVGPPWYQPAADFIKLLGKEDIVPEEANPAIFKLMPIFALTATITSISYIPLWGENALFSFNGDLIVVLYLLTLPTITYFLGGWYSTSLFSRIGAVRALTQLFAYEVPFFISILAPAMLANTWSLSEMAAFYADHSWYWLFNILGFAISLVALLGKLEKVPFDIPEAETEIVAGTFTEYSGRLLGLFRLNLDIELVVCSSLLAAVYLPFWLDLPAVTGFLVFLAKVLFIICLLSFLRTLFARLRIDQMVAFCWKVLAPCAFVQFLFDLYAKGFLVKI; translated from the coding sequence ATGCTCATTTCGATAGTAAACATCCTCATATTCCCGGGTTTTCTGTTCCTGGCCGTTTTAGGGTTTGCCGCCGAATACATAGACCGTAAACTTTACGCGCGGCTGCAGAACAGGGTGGGTCCGCCGTGGTATCAGCCCGCCGCCGACTTCATAAAACTTCTGGGAAAAGAAGATATAGTGCCTGAGGAGGCGAACCCGGCAATATTCAAATTGATGCCGATATTCGCCCTCACGGCCACAATCACCTCCATATCCTATATCCCGCTGTGGGGGGAGAACGCCCTCTTCTCGTTCAACGGAGACCTCATAGTGGTCCTGTATCTTCTGACGCTTCCGACCATCACCTATTTCCTCGGCGGATGGTATTCGACCTCTCTCTTCTCCAGGATAGGCGCAGTCAGGGCGCTCACGCAGCTCTTCGCGTACGAGGTGCCGTTCTTCATAAGCATACTGGCACCGGCGATGCTCGCCAATACCTGGTCGTTAAGCGAGATGGCCGCCTTCTATGCGGACCACAGCTGGTACTGGCTCTTCAATATCCTGGGATTCGCCATATCGCTCGTGGCGCTCCTGGGTAAGCTGGAAAAGGTGCCGTTCGATATCCCTGAGGCGGAGACCGAAATAGTGGCCGGCACGTTCACGGAATACAGCGGCCGTCTCCTTGGCCTCTTCCGCCTGAACCTCGATATAGAACTTGTCGTATGTTCCTCTCTCCTGGCGGCCGTTTACCTTCCTTTCTGGCTCGATCTCCCTGCGGTCACCGGCTTCCTGGTATTCCTGGCCAAGGTCCTGTTCATAATCTGTCTTCTATCTTTCCTCAGGACGCTCTTCGCGCGCCTGCGCATAGACCAGATGGTCGCATTTTGCTGGAAGGTCCTTGCGCCGTGCGCATTTGTACAATTTTTGTTTGACCTCTATGCGAAAGGGTTCCTGGTGAAGATATGA
- a CDS encoding proton-conducting transporter membrane subunit encodes MPYLFILMPMIGIMILNIFFGKRLKRFAFWFAFALFFTQMIIAVFHRLITVETGSGYTDIFFKADFLTDHLSFIMLLSIGIVSFASILVSRHAIPEDKSRFKFINLLMVASIGMSGIAIVKDLFSLYVFLEITSISAFILIAFQRDILGLEGSFKYIMLSALATIAMLVAIAIFLLISESTSFDSIAAALKDSRSSRLVLLAIGLFLCGLFIKGGVVPFHGWLPDAYSAAPAPASVLLAGIVTKACGIYGIIRVVTSVFGFDETIKNILLIAGTVSMLVGAVAALGQKNLKRMLAYSSISQIGYIVVGFGTGTALGIAGAIFHFFNHAIFKSLLFVNASALEMETGTNEMDAMGGVSEKMPVTGTTSIIGFLSASGIPPLAGFWSKLIIVIALWKTGNYLYAVIAVLAGIITLAYLLTMQRRIFFGKLAAGLENLKEAGPGITTAAIFLAAITIVAGIFFPLIFDKLIMPMNGMALF; translated from the coding sequence ATGCCTTACCTGTTCATACTGATGCCGATGATCGGCATAATGATCCTGAATATATTTTTCGGGAAGCGCCTGAAACGCTTTGCCTTCTGGTTTGCGTTCGCGCTCTTCTTTACACAGATGATCATAGCCGTATTTCACCGCCTTATCACGGTGGAAACAGGATCCGGCTATACCGATATCTTCTTTAAAGCCGATTTTTTAACGGACCACCTCAGCTTCATAATGCTTCTCTCCATAGGTATCGTCTCTTTCGCAAGCATCCTCGTCTCGCGTCATGCCATACCTGAAGATAAGAGCAGGTTCAAGTTCATAAACCTTCTTATGGTGGCGTCCATCGGCATGAGCGGTATCGCCATAGTGAAGGACCTCTTTTCGCTTTACGTATTCCTTGAGATAACATCGATATCGGCGTTCATCCTGATCGCATTCCAGAGGGACATCCTCGGGCTTGAGGGTTCATTCAAATATATAATGCTCTCGGCCCTGGCGACTATAGCGATGCTCGTGGCCATAGCGATATTCCTGCTCATATCGGAGAGCACCTCATTCGACTCGATAGCCGCCGCCCTCAAGGACTCGCGCTCGAGCCGCCTGGTGCTCTTAGCCATAGGCCTCTTCCTGTGCGGCCTGTTCATAAAAGGAGGCGTGGTCCCTTTTCACGGATGGCTTCCGGACGCATATTCCGCGGCGCCCGCACCCGCATCGGTGCTCCTTGCGGGCATAGTCACGAAGGCCTGCGGCATCTACGGTATAATAAGGGTGGTGACCTCCGTCTTCGGTTTTGACGAAACGATCAAAAATATCCTGCTCATCGCCGGCACGGTCTCTATGCTGGTAGGCGCCGTCGCGGCGCTCGGGCAGAAGAACCTTAAGAGGATGCTTGCCTACTCGAGCATAAGCCAGATAGGGTACATAGTCGTCGGTTTCGGCACGGGCACGGCGCTGGGAATCGCGGGGGCGATATTCCATTTCTTCAACCATGCGATATTCAAATCGCTCCTTTTCGTGAATGCGTCGGCCCTGGAGATGGAGACGGGCACCAACGAGATGGATGCGATGGGAGGGGTATCCGAGAAGATGCCGGTCACGGGCACCACATCCATCATCGGCTTTCTCTCGGCCTCAGGCATACCGCCGCTCGCGGGGTTCTGGAGCAAGCTTATTATAGTGATAGCATTATGGAAGACCGGAAATTACTTATACGCGGTGATAGCGGTGCTTGCGGGGATCATCACGCTGGCATACCTCCTCACCATGCAGAGAAGGATATTCTTCGGTAAACTTGCCGCCGGGCTGGAAAACCTGAAAGAGGCGGGGCCGGGGATCACGACGGCGGCGATATTCCTGGCCGCCATAACGATTGTCGCGGGGATATTCTTCCCTTTAATATTCGATAAATTGATCATGCCGATGAACGGGATGGCTTTATTCTAA
- a CDS encoding glutamate synthase subunit beta, which translates to MGNPNGFLKVKRDTFAYRPVCERLKDYREVTAIPGAAHSEDQASRCMDCGTPFCHWACPIGNYIPEWNDLVFHKQWAKAFELLRATNNFPEITGRLCPALCEYSCVLGINDDPVTIRENELAIIENAFKRGIIKPVPPGRRSGKRVAVIGSGPAGLAAADQLNRAGHSVTVFERDDKAGGILRYGIPDFKLEKRIIDRRLNILEREGVEFVIRTEAGCDIKTTALIKDFDALCLAGGSRVPRDLRIEGRDLKGIHFAMEYLMQANRRASGETISADRLIDARDKRVVVIGGGDTGADCVGTAHRQGARCVVQLEVMPKPPSGRTDSQPWPRYPLILKTSTSHEEGGERHWSVSTKRFEGKGGHVSKIACVRLEAVMTGKGAAPEMREMAGSDFYIDADLVILAIGFVHPERSGLLDSLGIDLDGRGQVKTDGRFMTSMKGVFASGDMRRGQSLIVWAISEGRQAAHYIDLYLMGKTVLPKF; encoded by the coding sequence ATGGGTAACCCGAACGGTTTTTTAAAAGTGAAGCGCGACACATTCGCCTACAGGCCCGTATGCGAGCGCCTGAAGGATTACCGCGAGGTCACGGCCATCCCCGGCGCCGCCCATTCGGAAGACCAGGCATCCCGTTGCATGGACTGCGGCACGCCGTTCTGCCACTGGGCCTGCCCGATAGGCAACTACATACCGGAATGGAACGACCTCGTCTTCCACAAACAATGGGCAAAGGCATTCGAGCTCCTGCGCGCGACCAACAATTTCCCCGAGATCACAGGGCGGCTATGTCCCGCTTTATGCGAATATTCATGCGTCCTCGGGATAAACGACGACCCGGTGACCATAAGGGAGAACGAACTGGCGATAATCGAGAACGCTTTCAAGAGAGGCATAATAAAGCCGGTCCCGCCCGGGCGGAGAAGCGGGAAGAGGGTCGCCGTAATAGGGTCCGGTCCGGCCGGCCTGGCGGCGGCTGACCAGCTTAACAGGGCGGGCCACAGCGTGACCGTTTTTGAGAGAGACGATAAGGCAGGGGGCATATTACGGTATGGCATCCCGGACTTCAAGCTGGAGAAGCGCATAATCGACCGGCGCCTGAATATACTGGAAAGGGAAGGGGTAGAATTCGTGATCCGGACTGAGGCGGGGTGCGATATAAAGACGACGGCGCTCATAAAAGATTTTGACGCCTTATGCCTTGCGGGCGGAAGCCGCGTGCCGCGGGACCTCCGGATAGAGGGGAGAGACCTTAAAGGCATACACTTTGCCATGGAATACCTGATGCAGGCGAACAGGCGCGCCTCAGGCGAAACCATATCTGCCGACAGGCTGATAGATGCCCGGGATAAACGCGTCGTCGTGATAGGCGGCGGTGATACGGGCGCGGATTGCGTGGGCACGGCTCACAGGCAGGGGGCAAGGTGCGTGGTGCAGCTGGAGGTGATGCCAAAACCGCCGTCGGGCAGGACGGACAGCCAGCCATGGCCGAGATACCCGCTCATATTGAAGACGTCGACAAGCCATGAAGAGGGCGGAGAACGCCACTGGTCCGTCTCTACAAAAAGGTTTGAGGGAAAGGGAGGGCACGTCAGTAAGATCGCATGCGTCCGCCTCGAAGCCGTGATGACGGGTAAAGGTGCCGCCCCGGAGATGCGGGAGATGGCCGGGAGCGATTTTTACATCGACGCAGACCTGGTGATACTGGCCATAGGATTCGTACATCCGGAAAGGAGCGGGCTTCTCGACTCTCTGGGGATCGATCTGGATGGCCGCGGACAGGTAAAGACCGACGGCCGTTTCATGACCTCCATGAAAGGCGTATTCGCCTCTGGCGATATGCGCCGGGGGCAATCCCTGATCGTCTGGGCCATCTCCGAAGGCAGGCAGGCGGCACATTACATAGACCTATACCTTATGGGAAAGACCGTACTGCCAAAATTTTAG
- a CDS encoding NADH-quinone oxidoreductase subunit L, translating into MKNEIYLLSAVLVPTVGAFLLPLAGSVSVRFRNALALILVSVSLLASAALIPALGSGTVVKAVIPFSPGFDFVLVADHLAVFMAIVSSFIGAVIVFYSFGYISHYKNQNEYYLMVVLFLGSMMGLVFSGNLIFLYMFWEMTALACWRLIGFFRERQHVLRADKAFLVTVFGALVMLIGFILIYTQTGSFELSVIKEKLQATPVSDTAVLLILVGIFSKSATLPFHTWLPDAGVAPSPVTALLHAAVLVKIGVYVFARLFIATFSVSAMWHVAIPAVVAVSALVSAGAALVETDMKRIIAYSTVSQLAFIFFGFAVGNDVGIAGALLYILMHGLAKGGLFLCAGIVEQNTHTKDITKMGGLMQTMPITAVSFIICAFSVMGLPPFGGFFSKYLVFSGAINSGQLAVTSVFLVGAFLTIMYLLRIFNLIFLGEQKVRATEASATMLISVALLAALSLAAGVCIYYPSIFTQTAVRQMLGTL; encoded by the coding sequence ATGAAAAACGAGATATATCTTTTATCGGCAGTCCTTGTACCGACCGTAGGGGCATTTCTCCTTCCGCTTGCCGGTTCGGTTTCGGTCCGGTTCAGGAACGCGCTCGCCCTCATACTCGTGTCTGTATCTTTACTGGCTTCCGCGGCCCTGATCCCGGCGCTTGGGTCCGGCACGGTCGTGAAGGCGGTCATACCTTTCTCGCCCGGGTTCGATTTCGTCCTTGTCGCAGACCACCTCGCCGTATTCATGGCCATCGTCTCATCTTTCATAGGCGCCGTCATCGTCTTCTACTCTTTCGGGTATATAAGCCACTACAAAAACCAGAATGAATACTATCTGATGGTAGTACTATTCCTCGGATCGATGATGGGGCTGGTCTTCTCGGGCAACCTCATCTTCCTGTATATGTTCTGGGAGATGACCGCCCTGGCCTGCTGGCGCCTGATAGGATTCTTCAGGGAACGTCAGCATGTATTGCGGGCGGACAAGGCATTCCTTGTCACCGTCTTCGGAGCGCTCGTAATGCTCATAGGGTTCATCTTGATCTACACCCAGACAGGTTCCTTCGAGCTTTCCGTGATAAAAGAGAAACTGCAGGCTACGCCCGTTTCGGACACGGCGGTCCTGCTTATCCTTGTCGGCATATTTTCGAAGTCCGCGACGCTCCCGTTCCATACCTGGCTCCCGGATGCCGGCGTCGCGCCGTCACCGGTAACGGCCCTTCTCCATGCGGCAGTCCTGGTGAAGATCGGCGTTTACGTATTTGCGCGGCTCTTTATCGCCACCTTCAGCGTCAGCGCCATGTGGCACGTAGCGATACCGGCGGTCGTCGCGGTGAGCGCCCTCGTCTCGGCCGGGGCCGCACTCGTGGAAACGGACATGAAAAGGATCATAGCCTATTCAACGGTAAGCCAGCTTGCATTCATATTCTTCGGCTTCGCCGTGGGTAACGACGTGGGCATAGCCGGGGCCCTGCTTTATATACTTATGCACGGCCTCGCAAAGGGAGGGCTCTTCCTATGCGCGGGCATAGTGGAGCAGAATACACATACCAAAGATATAACGAAGATGGGCGGCCTCATGCAGACGATGCCTATAACGGCCGTATCTTTCATCATCTGCGCATTTTCGGTGATGGGCCTGCCACCTTTCGGCGGCTTCTTCAGCAAATATCTGGTATTCTCCGGCGCGATCAACTCCGGGCAACTGGCCGTCACCTCCGTCTTCCTGGTGGGTGCATTCCTGACCATAATGTATCTATTGAGGATATTCAACCTTATATTTCTCGGTGAGCAGAAGGTCCGCGCGACAGAGGCATCTGCGACTATGCTCATTTCGGTCGCGCTCCTGGCCGCGCTCTCGCTGGCGGCGGGGGTATGCATATATTATCCGTCTATCTTCACCCAGACGGCGGTCAGACAGATGTTAGGTACCCTATGA
- a CDS encoding nickel-dependent hydrogenase large subunit, with translation MHKVVIPIGPQHPALKEPESFRVTLQGERIMAFSARLGYNHRGIEKACEERTYTQDVYLAERVCGICSHAHSTCFVQAVEEIAALAVPKRALYIRTLVGELERIHSHLLWLGVAGHEVGFDTLLMYTWRDREIVMDILASLTGNRVNYGINTIGGVRRDITPEQAKYVLAGINKLEERTKYYIQVAKEEVTLIQRLSGVGMLSHEAAIKLGAVGPTARASGVDRDTRRDDPYAAYGELDFKVVTDDHNDVYGRTLVRMGELMESYKMIRQALKKMPDGPITVKAPRKIPAGEAVSRYEAPRGEDVHYVKSNGTERPERVKMRAPTLANMQTVATMLKDRNLADLPIVIAAIDPCFSCTDRLTLVKDLSTRERKVMKWEELHSYSMGWYNAKGIEFSELNKKLKRLMAGRR, from the coding sequence ATGCATAAAGTGGTGATCCCCATAGGACCTCAGCACCCAGCGCTCAAGGAACCGGAGAGCTTCAGGGTCACGCTGCAGGGAGAACGCATCATGGCATTCAGCGCGCGGCTCGGTTACAACCACCGCGGCATCGAGAAAGCGTGCGAAGAACGCACATACACACAGGACGTCTATCTGGCGGAACGCGTATGCGGGATATGCTCGCATGCCCATTCGACATGTTTTGTCCAGGCGGTCGAGGAGATAGCCGCTCTCGCGGTACCTAAGCGAGCCCTGTACATCAGGACACTGGTGGGCGAACTGGAGAGGATACACAGTCATCTCCTGTGGCTCGGGGTGGCGGGACACGAGGTGGGATTCGACACCCTTCTCATGTACACGTGGCGCGACCGGGAGATCGTGATGGATATCCTGGCATCCCTTACGGGCAACCGCGTGAACTACGGGATAAACACCATAGGCGGTGTCCGGCGGGATATAACGCCGGAACAGGCAAAATATGTCCTCGCAGGTATCAATAAACTGGAAGAGCGGACCAAATATTACATACAGGTGGCCAAGGAAGAGGTGACATTGATACAGCGTTTATCGGGCGTAGGCATGCTGTCGCACGAAGCCGCAATAAAACTCGGCGCCGTAGGCCCGACCGCGCGCGCTTCCGGGGTGGACAGGGACACGCGCCGCGATGACCCGTATGCCGCATACGGAGAGCTGGACTTCAAGGTCGTCACGGATGACCACAACGACGTTTACGGGAGGACCCTGGTGAGGATGGGCGAGCTCATGGAGTCGTATAAGATGATCCGGCAGGCCCTGAAGAAGATGCCGGACGGCCCCATAACCGTAAAGGCGCCCCGCAAGATACCGGCAGGGGAGGCGGTAAGCCGTTACGAAGCCCCGCGCGGAGAGGACGTGCATTACGTCAAGTCGAACGGTACGGAGAGACCGGAAAGGGTGAAGATGAGGGCGCCCACCCTGGCGAATATGCAGACCGTGGCCACCATGCTCAAGGACAGGAATCTCGCGGATCTTCCGATAGTGATAGCCGCGATAGACCCGTGCTTCTCCTGCACGGACCGCCTGACGCTCGTAAAAGATCTTTCAACCAGGGAGAGGAAGGTCATGAAGTGGGAAGAGCTCCATTCATACAGCATGGGCTGGTACAACGCAAAGGGTATAGAATTTTCGGAGCTTAACAAAAAATTAAAAAGGCTGATGGCAGGAAGGCGCTGA
- a CDS encoding proton-conducting transporter membrane subunit, translating to MTNIPLYLFILVPVAAGIAVLFVPGKARYIKETISLLAAVLLFVFLTALKGQEVHSALTWLSPGIEFSLRLYHFNAFIILATSFFGLLTILYSSVFMAGKDRSNQFYSYLLISIGFANGAVLADNLIVLLFFWEGLLVTLFGMIAIGNKNAFKTATKALIIVGISDLIMMAGIALSAHLGGTFEISKMKLTVDGLGGVAFILLITGAVAKAGSMPFHTWIPDAAVDAPLPFMAFVPAALEKLIGIYLLTRISLDIFTLTPHSWASTVLMAIGSITLFLAVMMALVQKDYKRLLSYHAISQLGYMVLGIGTFTPVGIVGGIFHMINNALYKSGLFLTGGAVERQAGTTDLDKLGGLGRQMPVTFACFIITALSISGVPPFNGFFSKELIYDGALECGRIFYIAAIAGSFLTAASFLKLGHAAFLGKGREPGMSKVKEAPVLMLIPMAVIAAVCVIFGVWNSFPINGLIVPILGEARAHGHIFSGFPANATLVLITVAVLVAALVNHIYGVRRTGRGAGAVDHIHHAPGLRYIYDKAERGYLDPYNIWSRAVKVFSAAAMLFDRTIDLIYDRLVVGAASFSSSAIRGLHNGNYKTYMLWSMITAAILIAIIAGVI from the coding sequence ATGACAAATATACCCCTTTATCTCTTCATACTTGTTCCTGTTGCGGCCGGGATCGCTGTGCTCTTCGTGCCGGGAAAGGCACGGTATATCAAAGAGACGATATCGCTTCTTGCCGCGGTCCTTCTCTTCGTATTTTTGACTGCGCTGAAGGGGCAGGAGGTACATTCCGCCCTCACCTGGTTATCACCGGGGATAGAATTTTCGCTGCGCCTGTACCATTTTAACGCGTTCATAATCCTCGCAACCTCGTTCTTCGGCCTTTTGACCATCCTCTATTCCAGCGTATTCATGGCCGGCAAGGACCGCTCCAACCAGTTCTATTCGTACCTGCTGATATCCATCGGCTTCGCCAACGGCGCCGTCCTGGCGGATAACCTGATCGTCCTCCTCTTCTTCTGGGAGGGGCTTCTCGTCACCCTCTTCGGTATGATCGCCATCGGCAATAAGAACGCTTTCAAAACGGCAACCAAGGCGTTGATCATAGTCGGCATAAGCGACCTTATCATGATGGCCGGCATCGCGCTTTCGGCCCACCTCGGCGGGACGTTCGAGATATCGAAGATGAAGCTGACGGTCGACGGGCTGGGGGGAGTTGCATTCATACTGCTCATAACGGGCGCCGTCGCAAAAGCCGGCTCTATGCCTTTCCATACCTGGATACCGGATGCCGCCGTCGACGCGCCGCTGCCGTTCATGGCGTTCGTCCCGGCAGCGCTGGAAAAACTTATAGGCATATATCTCCTCACGCGCATCTCGCTCGACATCTTCACCCTTACACCTCATTCGTGGGCAAGCACGGTCCTCATGGCGATAGGTTCGATAACTCTCTTCCTTGCGGTAATGATGGCATTGGTGCAGAAGGACTATAAACGGCTCCTGTCTTACCACGCCATAAGCCAGCTCGGCTACATGGTCCTGGGCATAGGCACATTCACGCCGGTCGGGATCGTCGGCGGCATATTCCACATGATAAATAATGCGTTATATAAGAGCGGCCTCTTCCTGACCGGAGGGGCGGTGGAGCGGCAGGCGGGGACTACAGACCTGGATAAACTGGGAGGCCTGGGCAGGCAGATGCCGGTCACGTTCGCGTGTTTCATCATAACGGCCCTTTCCATATCCGGGGTGCCGCCGTTCAACGGTTTCTTCTCCAAAGAGCTTATATACGACGGCGCGCTGGAATGCGGACGCATCTTTTATATCGCCGCGATAGCAGGATCCTTCCTGACGGCGGCCTCATTCCTGAAGCTGGGGCACGCGGCATTCCTCGGGAAGGGGAGAGAGCCCGGGATGTCGAAGGTAAAAGAGGCGCCGGTCCTTATGCTCATACCGATGGCCGTAATCGCGGCGGTCTGTGTCATATTCGGCGTATGGAACTCTTTTCCTATCAACGGGCTGATCGTACCTATCCTGGGTGAGGCGCGCGCTCATGGGCATATCTTCTCGGGATTCCCGGCCAACGCGACGCTCGTCCTTATAACCGTCGCCGTACTGGTCGCGGCGCTCGTGAACCATATCTACGGCGTAAGGCGCACGGGAAGAGGGGCCGGGGCAGTCGACCATATCCATCACGCGCCCGGGCTCCGCTATATCTATGATAAGGCGGAGAGGGGATACCTCGATCCGTATAACATATGGAGCCGGGCAGTGAAAGTTTTTTCCGCCGCGGCCATGTTATTCGACAGGACCATAGATCTCATCTACGACCGCCTCGTGGTGGGGGCGGCGTCCTTCTCTTCGTCCGCTATCAGGGGGCTGCACAACGGAAATTATAAGACATATATGCTCTGGTCGATGATAACCGCCGCCATCCTCATCGCCATTATCGCGGGGGTGATATAG
- a CDS encoding 4Fe-4S binding protein, whose product MIRPGKMIRQLLESFFRRPATTKYPFMKKATDMPEHFRGKLLFHPEKCIGCKMCMRDCPSNAITIKKVGEKKFEAEIDLGKCIYCAQCVDTCPKKALEATGEFELASLDRKKLKVTFRADDKVAPQG is encoded by the coding sequence ATGATACGCCCCGGAAAGATGATACGACAGCTCCTGGAATCTTTTTTCAGGCGTCCCGCAACGACAAAATACCCCTTTATGAAGAAGGCGACCGACATGCCGGAACATTTCCGGGGGAAGCTCCTGTTCCATCCGGAGAAATGCATCGGCTGCAAAATGTGCATGAGGGACTGCCCGTCGAACGCCATCACCATAAAGAAGGTGGGGGAGAAGAAGTTCGAAGCCGAAATAGACCTGGGCAAATGCATATACTGCGCACAGTGCGTCGACACGTGCCCGAAAAAAGCGCTTGAGGCCACCGGAGAGTTCGAGCTCGCCTCTCTGGACCGCAAAAAACTTAAGGTCACATTCCGTGCAGACGATAAAGTCGCTCCTCAAGGATAG
- a CDS encoding NADH-quinone oxidoreductase subunit J yields the protein MTLDTFLLAVTLAFSLWTVMAKSLLRSAIGLAATSVAVTVLMFRLNSPLAAVFELSVCSGLITVIFISTISLTKPLAAKEAIEAGKAHVRRFRYLFVLVAAAGIGMLFLNLVPDFKPHCSAAASDARAILWNFRQMDLFGQIIIIIVGALGVVVLFAERGKDER from the coding sequence ATGACGCTCGATACGTTTCTTCTTGCAGTGACATTGGCTTTCTCGCTGTGGACGGTCATGGCCAAAAGCCTGCTCCGTTCCGCCATAGGGCTGGCCGCCACGAGCGTGGCGGTGACGGTTCTCATGTTCAGGCTGAATTCGCCGCTCGCGGCGGTATTCGAACTATCCGTCTGCTCGGGTCTCATCACGGTCATATTCATAAGCACCATAAGCCTCACAAAGCCCCTGGCCGCAAAAGAGGCGATCGAAGCGGGGAAGGCGCACGTAAGGCGATTCCGATACCTGTTCGTCCTGGTTGCAGCCGCCGGCATCGGGATGCTCTTCCTGAACCTCGTACCGGACTTCAAGCCACATTGCTCCGCGGCCGCTTCCGATGCGCGCGCCATACTGTGGAACTTCAGGCAGATGGACCTCTTCGGGCAGATAATAATCATCATAGTGGGGGCGCTGGGCGTGGTGGTGCTTTTTGCGGAAAGGGGCAAAGATGAGCGGTGA
- a CDS encoding NADH-quinone oxidoreductase subunit K has product MSGDMLQVTLSFGFFIVLIFITGFYCLLVTRNLIRALISIELLMKAVTLLFMVVGYVTNRTALAQGLIITVIVIEVVLAVVVGGVILSIFTRNNSIDASLLKKLKG; this is encoded by the coding sequence ATGAGCGGTGACATGCTGCAGGTGACCCTCTCTTTCGGGTTCTTTATAGTGCTTATCTTCATAACCGGATTTTACTGCCTGCTGGTGACGCGTAACCTTATACGCGCGCTCATATCCATAGAGCTTCTCATGAAGGCGGTGACGCTGCTCTTCATGGTAGTCGGATATGTCACTAACCGCACGGCGCTGGCCCAGGGCTTGATAATAACCGTCATCGTGATAGAGGTGGTCCTTGCCGTCGTTGTCGGCGGCGTCATATTGAGCATATTTACACGGAACAATTCTATCGATGCCTCTCTCCTGAAGAAATTGAAAGGTTAA
- a CDS encoding NADH-quinone oxidoreductase subunit C — MTAEETIVSGFQDKFANLAGKIRVARQRRIFIEGVDHLNFSEVFDYAVREPGFSILLTITGLDEGQTLGFIYHMARPDGIILNIKTSVPKERPVLKTVCRTFPGAENYEREVADLLGAVIEGLPEGKRYPLPDDWPAGQYPLRKDWKPETKDEKETQ, encoded by the coding sequence ATGACCGCTGAAGAGACGATCGTCTCCGGATTCCAGGATAAGTTCGCGAACCTTGCCGGGAAGATAAGGGTGGCCAGGCAGAGGCGCATCTTCATAGAAGGCGTCGATCACCTTAATTTTTCTGAAGTATTCGATTACGCGGTGCGGGAGCCGGGATTCTCGATCCTGCTTACCATAACCGGACTGGACGAAGGCCAGACGCTCGGTTTCATATACCACATGGCAAGGCCGGACGGGATCATACTCAATATCAAGACATCCGTCCCGAAAGAGAGACCTGTCCTGAAGACGGTCTGCCGCACCTTCCCCGGCGCAGAGAACTACGAACGCGAGGTGGCCGATCTTTTAGGCGCGGTGATCGAGGGGCTCCCGGAGGGGAAACGTTACCCGCTGCCGGACGATTGGCCGGCCGGGCAGTACCCGCTGCGGAAGGACTGGAAACCCGAAACCAAAGACGAGAAGGAGACACAGTAA
- a CDS encoding NADH-quinone oxidoreductase subunit B family protein encodes MKFTEKVTNWARIKSPWILHFNTGACNACDIEIIAALTPRYDLERFGVQLKGTPRHADVLICSGPVTKQVKSRLRRIYEQMPEPKFVVAVGTCSCSGGVFDGCYSVESGVDKVIPVAAYIPGCPASPKAIIDGVVKLLVSLEEKEEREKR; translated from the coding sequence ATGAAGTTTACGGAAAAGGTGACTAACTGGGCGCGGATCAAGTCGCCGTGGATACTCCACTTCAATACCGGGGCCTGCAACGCCTGCGACATAGAGATCATCGCGGCGCTCACCCCGCGATATGACCTGGAACGTTTCGGGGTGCAGCTCAAGGGCACTCCCAGGCATGCGGATGTGCTCATCTGCTCCGGGCCGGTCACAAAACAGGTCAAGTCGCGGCTGAGGCGTATTTACGAGCAGATGCCGGAACCGAAATTCGTCGTAGCCGTAGGGACCTGCTCCTGCTCCGGCGGCGTCTTCGACGGGTGCTATAGCGTGGAATCGGGCGTGGATAAGGTAATACCGGTAGCGGCGTACATACCCGGCTGCCCGGCCAGCCCCAAGGCGATAATAGACGGGGTCGTAAAATTGCTGGTGAGCCTCGAGGAGAAGGAAGAGAGGGAGAAGAGATGA